From a region of the Candidatus Methylomirabilota bacterium genome:
- a CDS encoding DUF47 family protein, giving the protein MFRLLPRDENFFDLFEQQAGHIVSASRVLEELTLDYPSAQAKVQQIRDLEHAGDAVTHEVVRRLNTTFVTPIDREDIYALASRLDDVLDLIDAVADRLLVYKIKSPTDGCLAMAKIIVKTAEETDRAVRCLRTLSPLYRKHSIEVNRLENEADRLLRDELAALFEGGTDAIEVIKWKELYETMEAVTDRCEDVLNVIEGITLKMA; this is encoded by the coding sequence GTGTTTCGTCTCCTTCCACGCGACGAGAACTTCTTCGACCTCTTCGAGCAGCAGGCGGGCCACATCGTCTCGGCGTCCAGGGTGCTGGAGGAGCTAACGCTCGACTACCCCTCCGCCCAGGCCAAGGTGCAGCAGATCCGCGACCTCGAGCACGCCGGCGACGCGGTCACCCACGAGGTGGTCCGGCGGCTCAACACCACGTTCGTTACCCCCATCGATCGGGAGGACATCTACGCGCTTGCAAGCCGCCTCGACGACGTGCTGGACCTCATCGACGCGGTCGCAGACCGTCTGCTCGTGTACAAGATCAAGAGTCCCACGGACGGATGCCTCGCCATGGCCAAGATCATCGTCAAGACGGCCGAGGAGACGGACCGCGCGGTGCGCTGCCTGCGCACGCTCTCGCCCCTCTACCGGAAGCACTCCATCGAGGTCAACCGTCTCGAGAACGAGGCCGACCGCCTGCTGCGCGACGAGCTGGCGGCGCTGTTCGAGGGCGGCACGGACGCCATCGAGGTGATCAAGTGGAAGGAGCTGTACGAGACGATGGAGGCCGTCACCGACCGCTGCGAGGATGTACTCAACGTGATCGAGGGCATCACCCTCAAGATGGCCTGA
- a CDS encoding ISNCY family transposase, protein MGDTHDESEGGAADWVAHRPRGGPGDRARGGYGLGRDGAAGVRLKRRFESAGAAGLLHRSRGRPSPRRLAPRLRERVTTLLTTTYRDFNDCHATEKLQEAEGLAISRPTVRRLRQALGRPAKHRRRPRRYHAWREPRARMGALVQLDASPFAWLEERGPAMRLHGAIDDTTGTVLALHFRPTEDLHGYTTALAGQYGLPLAFYGDRLNVFLRNDPHWTLAEQLRGAQDPTHLGRMLQALGIGFIPAGSPQAKGRIERLWQTLQDRLVSELRLQGNVTPEAANAFLPAFRADHNRRFARPPARPQPARRPPRGSCRCSSATATTAAWPPTTPCASGCAGCDCRRVRGGGAGLACASSSGNSSTAGSSCFTMRACWPPCPVQAPPSSCGRAATSAPRPGAPVPLSPARRRGAALGGAGDTRRCRLRRTRRPRPRARSRARRGRILDARASRAAVTSSTGPGKGDIFTGQRHGPRLV, encoded by the coding sequence ATGGGAGACACTCACGATGAGTCAGAAGGAGGCGCCGCGGATTGGGTTGCTCACCGCCCTCGTGGCGGGCCGGGTGATCGGGCGCGAGGTGGCTACGGCCTTGGGCGTGACGGGGCGGCAGGTGTGCGTCTCAAGCGCCGCTTCGAGTCTGCGGGCGCCGCGGGCTTGCTCCACCGCAGCCGGGGGCGACCCTCGCCGCGGCGGCTGGCCCCGCGGCTGCGGGAGCGGGTGACGACGCTACTGACCACGACGTACCGGGACTTCAATGACTGCCACGCCACGGAGAAGTTGCAGGAGGCCGAGGGGCTGGCGATCAGCCGTCCCACCGTCCGCCGCCTGCGCCAGGCCCTAGGGCGGCCCGCCAAGCATCGGCGCCGGCCGCGCCGCTATCACGCCTGGCGCGAGCCGCGGGCGCGCATGGGCGCACTCGTGCAGCTCGACGCCAGCCCCTTCGCGTGGCTCGAGGAGCGCGGCCCGGCCATGAGGCTGCATGGCGCCATCGATGACACCACCGGCACCGTGCTCGCCCTGCACTTCCGGCCCACGGAGGATCTGCACGGCTACACCACCGCGCTTGCCGGTCAGTACGGCCTGCCGCTGGCCTTCTACGGCGACCGGCTCAACGTCTTCCTGCGCAACGACCCCCACTGGACGCTCGCGGAACAGTTGCGCGGGGCCCAGGACCCCACCCACCTCGGCCGCATGCTGCAGGCCCTCGGTATCGGCTTCATCCCCGCCGGCTCGCCCCAGGCCAAGGGCCGCATCGAGCGGCTGTGGCAGACCCTGCAGGATCGCCTCGTCAGCGAACTGCGCCTGCAGGGCAACGTCACGCCGGAGGCCGCCAACGCCTTCCTGCCCGCCTTCCGCGCCGACCACAACCGGCGCTTCGCCCGGCCCCCGGCGCGCCCCCAGCCCGCCAGGCGGCCCCCCCGCGGAAGCTGCCGCTGCTCCTCGGCTACCGCTACCACCGCCGCGTGGCCGCCGACAACACCGTGCGCCTCGGGCTGCGCGGGCTGCGACTGCCGCCGGGTCCGCGGCGGCGGAGCTGGGCTGGCCTGCGCGTCGAGCTCCGGGAACTCCTCGACGGCCGGCTCGTCGTGCTTCACGATGCGTGCGTGCTGGCCACCCTGCCCAGTCCAGGCCCCGCCTTCGTCCTGCGGCCGCGCCGCGACCAGCGCGCCGCGACCCGGCGCTCCCGTGCCGCTCAGCCCCGCGCGGCGACGGGGGGCCGCGCTGGGGGGAGCGGGCGACACCCGACGTTGTCGCCTTCGGCGCACCCGACGTCCGCGGCCTCGCGCTCGGTCGCGCGCCCGACGCGGGCGCATCCTTGACGCACGGGCTTCTCGCGCCGCAGTCACGAGCTCTACCGGGCCTGGCAAGGGTGA